In the genome of Gordonia rubripertincta, one region contains:
- the groL gene encoding chaperonin GroEL (60 kDa chaperone family; promotes refolding of misfolded polypeptides especially under stressful conditions; forms two stacked rings of heptamers to form a barrel-shaped 14mer; ends can be capped by GroES; misfolded proteins enter the barrel where they are refolded when GroES binds) yields MAKELRYNAEARLRLERGVNALADAVKVTLGPKGRNAVLEKLTGPPTITNDGVTIAREIQLRDPFANMGAQLVKEVAMKTNGVVGDGTTTATVLAQAMVREGLRAVEQGANPMRVRRGIERAISTVIDALSEQSVALGGRSDLERIATLAASDDEVIGSAIAAAVEYVGRNGVITTEESDTLGLSVDVVDGIEFDHGYISGYMVTNPERMEAVLDNPVVLLTNKKITSVQEIMPSIEAAKRADRPLVVLAEDVDGPALQLLVGGNMHKTMQSVVVRAPGFGHRRVAELEDLAVALGGHVIAKDTGLELHEVSLEHLGQCDRITVTEDSTTIVGARGDQTLVDARVAQLEAQHARARIDADRDSLELRIARLTGRVAVIRVGGVTSVELKERMLRVEDALAATRAAVEDGIVSGGGTALAQAHRALESLGDVGGDEGAGIGVVRRSMAEPLFWIATNAGFDGEEVVKVVSGLPLGHGFNAMTGNYGDMFDEGVIDPAKVTKAALESAASIAALLITTETAVVEEVFTHPGAIEAPGFGDLAEGMVRPSNIY; encoded by the coding sequence ATGGCCAAGGAGTTGCGCTACAACGCCGAAGCGCGACTGCGGCTCGAGCGAGGAGTGAACGCACTCGCCGACGCGGTCAAGGTGACATTGGGACCGAAGGGCCGCAACGCGGTCCTCGAGAAGCTCACCGGCCCACCGACCATCACCAACGACGGGGTGACCATCGCCCGCGAGATCCAGTTGCGCGATCCGTTCGCCAACATGGGCGCACAGTTGGTCAAGGAAGTGGCGATGAAGACCAACGGGGTCGTCGGTGACGGCACCACCACCGCAACCGTGTTGGCGCAGGCCATGGTTCGCGAAGGTCTGCGCGCCGTCGAGCAGGGCGCCAACCCGATGCGGGTGCGCCGCGGTATCGAGCGTGCGATCAGCACAGTCATCGACGCGCTGTCGGAACAGTCCGTCGCACTCGGCGGCCGCAGCGATCTCGAACGCATCGCGACCCTAGCCGCGAGTGACGACGAGGTCATCGGTTCGGCCATCGCCGCCGCGGTCGAATACGTCGGCCGCAACGGCGTCATCACCACCGAGGAGAGCGACACCCTCGGCCTGTCGGTGGACGTCGTCGACGGCATCGAGTTCGACCACGGTTACATCTCCGGGTACATGGTCACCAATCCCGAACGGATGGAAGCGGTTCTGGACAACCCGGTGGTCTTGCTGACGAACAAGAAGATCACCTCGGTGCAGGAGATCATGCCGAGCATCGAGGCGGCCAAACGCGCCGACCGTCCGCTGGTCGTGCTCGCCGAGGACGTCGACGGTCCCGCCCTGCAACTGCTCGTCGGCGGCAACATGCACAAGACGATGCAGTCGGTGGTCGTCCGGGCACCCGGTTTCGGTCATCGCCGCGTCGCCGAACTCGAGGATCTCGCCGTCGCGCTCGGTGGTCACGTGATCGCCAAGGACACCGGCCTCGAGCTGCACGAGGTCTCCCTCGAACACCTCGGACAGTGCGACCGGATCACCGTCACCGAGGACTCGACCACGATCGTCGGTGCGCGGGGCGACCAGACCCTCGTCGACGCTCGTGTCGCGCAACTCGAGGCGCAGCACGCACGTGCGCGGATCGACGCCGACCGGGACAGCCTGGAGCTACGGATCGCGCGCCTCACCGGCCGGGTCGCGGTCATCCGAGTCGGTGGCGTGACCAGCGTCGAACTGAAGGAACGCATGCTCCGCGTCGAGGACGCCCTGGCCGCGACGCGGGCGGCGGTCGAGGACGGCATCGTCTCCGGTGGCGGAACCGCGCTGGCACAGGCACATCGGGCCCTCGAGTCGCTGGGCGATGTGGGCGGTGACGAGGGCGCCGGCATCGGCGTCGTCCGCCGGTCGATGGCCGAACCGTTGTTCTGGATCGCCACCAACGCCGGCTTCGACGGCGAGGAGGTGGTCAAGGTCGTGAGCGGACTGCCCCTCGGCCACGGATTCAACGCGATGACCGGCAATTACGGCGACATGTTCGACGAAGGCGTCATCGACCCGGCCAAGGTCACCAAGGCCGCGCTGGAGAGCGCCGCGTCGATCGCCGCACTGCTGATCACCACCGAGACCGCGGTCGTCGAGGAGGTGTTCACGCATCCGGGCGCGATCGAGGCCCCGGGCTTCGGTGATCTCGCCGAGGGGATGGTGCGGCCCTCCAACATCTACTAG
- a CDS encoding iron-sulfur cluster assembly protein has product MTTIAPPPGYVADAATDLERDVLAALDTVLDPELDQPITELRFVRSILIDEVGVTVHLRLPTSFCSPNFAYLMGSDALDALEDVNGVGQVRVLLDDHHDSDKINAGLDARAGYKGTFGVEALDSLDELRLTFQRKAHTAAMERCVAAEIAAGRVTVADVDRLALRDVPRGRHKAALLRRRLELGLSICPNSLVVVDEEGHTLPADQIPMRLRFARSVRISMEGNSHFCRGLLATRYADDDECDGASGPVITNLRETARAHHRSEQE; this is encoded by the coding sequence ATGACCACGATCGCACCTCCCCCCGGTTATGTCGCCGATGCCGCGACGGACCTCGAGCGCGACGTCCTCGCCGCGCTCGACACCGTCCTCGATCCCGAACTCGACCAACCGATCACCGAACTGAGATTCGTGCGGTCGATCCTGATCGACGAGGTGGGCGTGACCGTGCACCTGCGTCTCCCGACGTCGTTCTGCTCGCCCAACTTCGCCTACCTGATGGGGTCGGATGCACTCGACGCGCTCGAGGACGTCAACGGCGTCGGGCAGGTCCGGGTGCTGCTCGACGATCATCACGACAGCGACAAGATCAACGCCGGACTCGACGCCCGTGCCGGATACAAGGGCACCTTCGGCGTCGAGGCCCTCGACAGCCTCGACGAGCTGCGCCTGACCTTCCAGCGCAAGGCCCACACCGCCGCGATGGAACGATGTGTGGCCGCCGAGATCGCTGCCGGTCGGGTCACCGTGGCCGACGTGGATCGGCTGGCGCTGCGGGATGTACCACGCGGTCGTCACAAGGCGGCGCTCCTCCGACGCCGGTTGGAGCTGGGCCTCAGCATCTGCCCCAACAGCCTCGTCGTCGTCGACGAGGAGGGGCACACGCTGCCGGCCGACCAGATCCCGATGCGGTTGAGATTCGCACGGTCCGTGCGCATCTCGATGGAGGGCAACAGCCATTTCTGTCGTGGTCTGCTCGCCACCCGCTATGCCGACGACGACGAATGCGACGGGGCCAGCGGCCCGGTCATCACCAACCTCCGCGAAACCGCTCGCGCACACCACCGAAGCGAACAGGAGTAA
- a CDS encoding 2Fe-2S iron-sulfur cluster-binding protein, translating to MADTHHINFAPVDIEMEVTEDESILDAAFRQGIHLMHGCREGRCSACKSYMLDGDVQMDNYSTFACNEAEEAEGYVLLCRSYAYSDCEIELLNFDEDELLGGAPIQDVRTRVAAIEPVTADIVSLRLDVVEPETFEFKPGQYVDLSVPGTEEKRSFSIATTQATPDKLEFLIKKYPGGLFAGLLSDGLSPGDEIMINGPYGSCTLRNGHVLPVVCIGGGAGMAPLLSLLRHISETGLNRPVRFYYGARTAADLFYLDEIASLGEKIADFRFVACLSESADGAPDGLEVAEGNVTDIVNSRESDLARTEVYFCGPPPMVDAALALADQHSVPRDQTFYDKFTSPAFD from the coding sequence GTGGCCGACACACATCACATCAACTTCGCCCCGGTCGACATCGAGATGGAGGTGACCGAGGACGAATCGATCCTCGACGCCGCGTTCCGGCAGGGCATCCACCTGATGCACGGATGCCGCGAGGGCCGCTGTTCGGCCTGCAAGTCGTACATGCTCGACGGAGACGTCCAGATGGACAACTACTCCACCTTCGCCTGCAACGAGGCGGAGGAGGCCGAGGGCTATGTGCTGCTGTGCCGGTCCTACGCCTACAGCGACTGCGAGATCGAGCTCCTCAACTTCGACGAGGACGAACTCCTCGGCGGCGCACCGATCCAGGACGTGCGCACCCGGGTCGCCGCCATCGAACCGGTGACGGCCGACATCGTGTCGCTCCGTCTCGACGTCGTCGAACCGGAAACCTTCGAGTTCAAACCCGGTCAGTACGTGGATCTCTCGGTACCCGGTACCGAGGAGAAGCGTTCGTTCTCGATCGCGACCACCCAGGCCACTCCGGACAAGCTGGAGTTCCTGATCAAGAAGTACCCGGGTGGCCTCTTCGCCGGTCTCCTCTCCGACGGGCTCTCCCCCGGCGACGAGATCATGATCAACGGGCCGTACGGGTCGTGCACCCTGCGCAACGGCCATGTGCTGCCGGTCGTCTGCATCGGCGGCGGGGCCGGTATGGCCCCGCTCCTCTCGCTGCTGCGCCACATCAGCGAGACCGGTCTGAACAGGCCGGTGCGCTTCTACTACGGCGCCCGGACCGCGGCGGATCTGTTCTATCTCGACGAGATCGCCTCACTCGGGGAGAAGATCGCCGACTTCAGGTTCGTCGCCTGCCTGTCCGAGTCGGCCGACGGCGCCCCGGACGGCCTCGAGGTCGCTGAGGGAAACGTCACCGACATCGTCAACTCTCGCGAATCCGACCTCGCCCGAACGGAGGTGTATTTCTGCGGCCCCCCGCCCATGGTCGATGCAGCTCTCGCTCTCGCCGACCAGCATTCGGTCCCCCGGGACCAGACCTTCTACGACAAGTTCACCAGCCCGGCTTTCGACTAG
- a CDS encoding NAD(P)-dependent alcohol dehydrogenase: MRAVQVVGYHDKLQLNEVPAPEITGPHDVIVRIGGAGVCRTDLHILEGQWEAKSGVALPYTIGHENAGWVEAIGDAVTNVAVGDKVILHPLITCGLCRACRFGDDVHCENSRFPGIDTDGGYAEFLKTTARSVVKIDDSLEPADVAALADAGLTAYHAAAKVARMTRPGDTCVVIGAGGLGHIGIQVLAAISALRIVVVDRNPDAVELAKEVGAEIGIVADGTHVQQVLDLTGGHGAEAVLDFVGEGGATAEGTAMLRRASSFFVVGYGENIDVPTIDVISTEINFIGNLVGSYNDLGELMDLAARGKVKLHTSTYALADFQQALDDLDAGRVRGRAILVP, translated from the coding sequence ATGCGCGCAGTCCAGGTCGTCGGCTACCACGACAAACTGCAACTCAACGAGGTCCCGGCCCCTGAGATCACCGGGCCGCACGACGTCATCGTCCGGATCGGTGGTGCCGGTGTCTGCCGCACCGACCTGCACATCCTCGAGGGCCAGTGGGAGGCGAAGAGCGGTGTCGCACTTCCCTACACGATCGGTCACGAGAATGCCGGCTGGGTGGAGGCCATCGGCGACGCGGTCACCAATGTCGCCGTCGGGGACAAGGTGATCCTGCATCCGCTGATCACATGTGGACTCTGCCGGGCCTGCCGGTTCGGCGACGATGTCCACTGCGAGAACAGCCGGTTCCCGGGTATCGACACCGACGGCGGTTACGCGGAGTTCCTCAAGACCACCGCGCGCAGCGTCGTGAAGATCGACGACTCCCTCGAACCCGCCGATGTGGCCGCACTCGCCGACGCCGGTCTGACCGCCTATCACGCGGCCGCCAAGGTCGCACGGATGACGCGGCCCGGCGACACCTGCGTCGTCATCGGCGCAGGAGGTCTGGGGCACATCGGCATCCAGGTCCTCGCCGCGATCTCTGCCCTGCGGATCGTCGTCGTCGACCGGAACCCGGATGCGGTGGAGCTCGCCAAGGAGGTGGGTGCCGAGATCGGCATCGTCGCCGACGGAACGCATGTGCAACAGGTCCTCGACCTGACGGGCGGACACGGCGCCGAGGCCGTGCTCGACTTCGTCGGCGAGGGCGGGGCGACCGCCGAAGGGACCGCGATGCTGCGCCGCGCCAGCAGCTTCTTCGTGGTCGGCTACGGCGAGAACATCGACGTCCCCACCATCGACGTGATCTCCACCGAGATCAACTTCATCGGCAACCTGGTCGGTTCCTACAACGACCTCGGTGAGCTCATGGACCTCGCCGCCCGGGGAAAGGTGAAGCTGCACACCAGCACCTACGCCCTCGCCGATTTCCAGCAGGCACTGGACGATCTCGACGCCGGCCGCGTGCGCGGTCGCGCGATCCTCGTGCCCTGA
- a CDS encoding aromatic/alkene/methane monooxygenase hydroxylase/oxygenase subunit alpha: MSRQSLTKAHAKITELSWEPTFATPATRFGTDYTFEKAPKKDPLKQIMRSYFPMEEEKDNRVYGAMDGAIRGNMFRQVQERWLEWQKLFLSIIPFPEISAARAMPMAIDAVPNPEIHNGLAVQMIDEVRHSTIQMNLKKLYMNNYIDPAGFDITEKAFANNYAGTIGRQFGEGFITGDAITAANIYLTVVAETAFTNTLFVAMPDEAAANGDYLLPTVFHSVQSDESRHISNGYSILLMALADERNRPLLERDLRYAWWNNHCVVDAAIGTFIEYGTKDRRKDRESYAEMWRRWIYDDYYRSYLLPLEKYGLTIPHDLVEEAWNRITNKHYVHEVARFFATGWPVNYWRIDAMTDKDFEWFEEKYPGWYNKFGKWWENYNRLAYPGRNKPIAFEDVDYEYPHRCWTCMVPCLVREDMVVDKVDDQWRTYCSETCHWTDAVAFRDHYDGRDTPNMGRLTGFREWETLHHGKDLADIIEDLGYVRDDGKTLIPQPHLNLDPKKMWTLDDVRGNVFNSPNVLLNEMSDAERDAHIAAYRANPNGAVPA, translated from the coding sequence GGCCACTCGATTCGGAACCGACTACACCTTCGAGAAGGCCCCCAAGAAGGACCCGCTGAAGCAGATCATGCGGTCGTACTTCCCGATGGAGGAGGAGAAGGACAACCGCGTGTACGGCGCCATGGACGGCGCCATCCGCGGCAACATGTTCCGCCAGGTCCAGGAACGGTGGCTGGAGTGGCAGAAGCTGTTCCTGTCGATCATCCCGTTCCCCGAGATCTCGGCGGCCCGCGCGATGCCGATGGCCATCGACGCGGTGCCCAACCCGGAGATCCACAACGGGCTGGCCGTGCAGATGATCGACGAGGTCCGTCATTCGACGATCCAGATGAACCTCAAGAAGCTGTACATGAACAACTACATCGACCCGGCCGGCTTCGACATCACCGAGAAGGCGTTCGCCAACAACTACGCCGGCACCATCGGCCGACAGTTCGGCGAGGGGTTCATCACCGGCGACGCCATCACGGCGGCCAACATCTACCTGACCGTCGTCGCCGAAACGGCCTTCACCAACACGCTATTCGTCGCGATGCCCGACGAAGCCGCCGCCAACGGCGACTACCTGCTCCCCACCGTCTTCCACTCGGTGCAGTCCGACGAGTCGCGGCACATCTCGAACGGCTACTCGATTCTGCTGATGGCGCTCGCCGACGAGCGCAATCGTCCTCTGCTGGAACGTGATCTGCGGTACGCGTGGTGGAACAACCACTGCGTCGTCGACGCCGCGATCGGCACCTTCATCGAGTACGGCACCAAGGACCGGCGCAAGGACCGGGAAAGCTACGCGGAGATGTGGCGCCGGTGGATCTACGACGACTATTACCGCAGTTACCTTCTGCCGCTGGAGAAGTACGGGCTCACCATCCCGCACGATCTGGTCGAGGAAGCCTGGAACCGGATCACCAACAAGCACTACGTCCACGAGGTGGCACGCTTCTTCGCCACCGGCTGGCCGGTCAACTACTGGCGCATCGACGCCATGACCGACAAGGACTTCGAGTGGTTCGAGGAGAAGTACCCCGGTTGGTACAACAAGTTCGGCAAGTGGTGGGAGAACTACAACCGCCTCGCCTACCCGGGCCGCAACAAGCCGATCGCCTTCGAGGACGTCGATTACGAGTACCCGCACCGCTGCTGGACCTGTATGGTGCCGTGCCTCGTCCGTGAGGACATGGTCGTGGACAAGGTCGACGATCAGTGGCGCACCTACTGCTCGGAGACCTGTCACTGGACCGACGCGGTCGCCTTCCGCGACCACTACGACGGCCGGGACACCCCGAACATGGGAAGGCTCACCGGGTTCCGCGAATGGGAGACCCTGCATCACGGCAAGGACCTCGCCGACATCATCGAGGATCTGGGTTACGTCCGCGACGACGGCAAGACCCTCATCCCGCAGCCGCATCTGAATCTGGACCCGAAGAAGATGTGGACGCTCGACGACGTCCGCGGCAACGTCTTCAACAGTCCCAACGTGCTGCTCAACGAGATGTCCGACGCCGAGCGGGACGCGCACATCGCGGCTTATCGCGCCAATCCCAACGGGGCCGTGCCGGCCTGA
- the mimD gene encoding propane 2-monooxygenase effector subunit MimD: MSSMQFGAQTEFSNMCGVTLMNTPIGRVVADVMGAKEGVELTEYPSMIRVDGVNRLEFDYDELTDALGQEFDGSVFEEISSTHYGRMVHLDDRTFLFASPEDAAEFIGFDLTASS, from the coding sequence ATGAGCAGCATGCAATTCGGCGCACAGACCGAGTTCTCCAACATGTGCGGCGTCACCCTGATGAACACGCCCATCGGCCGCGTCGTCGCCGACGTCATGGGCGCCAAGGAGGGTGTCGAACTCACCGAGTACCCGTCGATGATCCGCGTCGACGGCGTCAACCGGCTCGAGTTCGACTACGACGAGCTCACCGACGCCCTGGGTCAGGAGTTCGACGGATCGGTCTTCGAGGAGATCAGCTCCACCCACTACGGGCGAATGGTGCACCTCGACGACCGGACCTTCCTGTTCGCGAGCCCCGAGGACGCCGCCGAGTTCATCGGGTTCGATCTCACCGCGTCCAGCTGA
- a CDS encoding amidohydrolase family protein — protein sequence MYEKNGDKYFIVDAHVHLWDARESNQRNIHGKQFIDCFYDYHRNLSPEEEVWDYDTYTYYGPDRLMRDLFEEGPADHAIFQATILKDFYVNGFAQVDDSLKLCEDNPKLLTYNHAYDPRHGEAGLEQLRKDADNMNLKGVKLYTAEWIGDSRGYKLDDAWSRRYLEECIKLGIKNIHIHKGPTIRPLDRDAFDVADVDKVATDYTDLNFIIEHVGLPRLEDFCWIATQESNVFGGLAVAIPFIHTRPRYFAQIIGELLYWIGEDKILFASDYALWTPQWLVERFVDFQIPEDMTEYAPITVEQKKKILGLNAAALYPHIEVPEELRLPTSAADPEVEVAAGAKDVVTA from the coding sequence ATGTACGAGAAGAATGGCGACAAGTACTTCATCGTCGACGCACACGTCCACCTCTGGGACGCCCGTGAATCCAATCAGCGCAACATCCACGGCAAGCAGTTCATCGATTGCTTCTACGATTACCACCGCAATCTCAGCCCCGAGGAAGAGGTCTGGGACTACGACACCTACACCTACTACGGTCCCGACCGGCTGATGCGCGACCTGTTCGAGGAGGGCCCGGCCGATCACGCGATTTTCCAGGCGACGATCCTGAAGGACTTCTACGTCAACGGTTTCGCCCAGGTCGACGACTCGCTGAAGCTGTGCGAGGACAACCCGAAGCTGCTCACCTACAACCACGCCTACGATCCCCGCCACGGCGAGGCCGGTCTCGAGCAGCTCCGCAAGGACGCCGACAACATGAACCTCAAGGGCGTGAAGCTGTACACCGCCGAATGGATCGGCGACTCACGGGGATACAAGCTCGACGACGCCTGGTCACGCCGCTACCTCGAGGAGTGCATCAAACTCGGCATCAAGAACATCCACATCCACAAGGGACCCACCATCCGGCCCCTCGACCGGGATGCCTTCGACGTGGCCGACGTCGACAAGGTGGCCACCGACTACACGGATCTGAACTTCATCATCGAGCACGTCGGCCTGCCGCGGCTCGAGGACTTCTGCTGGATCGCCACCCAGGAGTCCAACGTGTTCGGCGGTCTCGCCGTGGCGATCCCGTTCATCCACACCCGGCCCCGGTACTTCGCGCAGATCATCGGCGAACTCCTCTACTGGATCGGCGAGGACAAGATCCTGTTCGCCAGCGACTACGCGCTGTGGACGCCGCAGTGGCTCGTGGAGCGGTTCGTCGACTTCCAGATCCCGGAGGACATGACCGAATACGCCCCGATCACCGTCGAACAGAAGAAGAAGATCCTCGGCCTCAACGCGGCAGCGCTCTACCCGCACATCGAGGTGCCGGAGGAACTCAGGCTCCCGACCAGCGCCGCCGATCCGGAAGTCGAGGTGGCCGCCGGCGCGAAGGATGTGGTGACGGCATGA
- a CDS encoding aromatic/alkene monooxygenase hydroxylase subunit beta: MSAPTAPKSPQRERSFPSIEFTDAEAGAKEFPSSKSRKYNYYQPAKKRATVYEDVTVDVQPDPERHLTQGWIYGFGSGPGGYPQEWTTAKSSNWHAFLDPNEEWEQTIFRNNSAVVHQVDLCLQNAKRARVYDGWNPSWLKFIERNLGAWMHAESGMGLHVFTSIQRSAPTNMINNAVAVSAAHKLRFAQDLALFNLDLAEAEEAFDGSAHKEVWQSAPEWQPTREAVERLTAIGDWAKLLFCTNIVFEQLVGSLFRTELIMQVAARNGDYITPTIVGTGEYDYDRDLNYTRALFLMLSRDEQYGAQNRALFGEWLSEWVPRCLDAARGLQPIWSQPADKSVTFATSLEAATEKFRDVLRAIEVDIPEELNQ; this comes from the coding sequence ATGTCCGCACCCACCGCGCCGAAATCACCACAGCGCGAACGCAGTTTCCCGAGCATCGAATTCACCGACGCCGAGGCCGGCGCCAAGGAATTCCCGAGCAGCAAGAGCCGCAAGTACAACTACTATCAGCCGGCCAAAAAGCGGGCGACGGTCTACGAGGACGTCACCGTCGACGTGCAGCCCGACCCGGAACGCCACCTGACCCAGGGCTGGATCTACGGCTTCGGCAGCGGTCCCGGCGGTTATCCGCAAGAGTGGACGACCGCGAAGTCGAGCAACTGGCACGCCTTCCTCGATCCCAACGAGGAGTGGGAACAGACCATCTTCCGCAACAACTCGGCGGTGGTCCACCAGGTCGATCTGTGTCTGCAGAATGCCAAGCGGGCCCGCGTGTACGACGGCTGGAATCCTTCGTGGCTCAAGTTCATCGAGCGCAACCTCGGTGCCTGGATGCACGCCGAGAGCGGCATGGGCCTGCACGTGTTCACCTCGATCCAGCGGTCGGCTCCGACCAACATGATCAACAACGCCGTCGCGGTCAGTGCGGCGCACAAGCTGCGTTTCGCCCAAGACCTCGCGTTGTTCAACCTCGATCTCGCCGAGGCCGAGGAGGCCTTCGACGGATCGGCGCACAAGGAGGTCTGGCAATCGGCGCCGGAATGGCAGCCGACCCGGGAGGCCGTGGAGCGGCTGACCGCGATCGGCGACTGGGCGAAGCTGTTGTTCTGCACCAACATCGTCTTCGAGCAGCTCGTCGGGTCGCTGTTCCGGACCGAGCTGATCATGCAGGTCGCGGCGCGCAACGGCGATTACATCACCCCGACGATCGTCGGCACCGGTGAGTACGACTACGACCGCGACCTGAACTACACCCGGGCCCTGTTCCTGATGCTCTCCCGCGACGAACAGTACGGCGCGCAGAACCGGGCACTGTTCGGCGAGTGGTTGTCGGAATGGGTGCCGCGCTGCCTCGACGCTGCGCGTGGGCTGCAACCGATCTGGTCGCAGCCGGCGGACAAGTCGGTCACCTTCGCCACGAGCCTCGAGGCCGCGACCGAGAAGTTCCGTGACGTCCTCAGAGCCATCGAAGTCGACATCCCCGAGGAGCTGAACCAATGA